A window from Pyrococcus yayanosii CH1 encodes these proteins:
- a CDS encoding GTP--adenosylcobinamide-phosphate guanylyltransferase, translating into MRVPIIILAGGKSMRMGREKPVLRVGDRPMLLRVYEAAEKVGEVLVAVSKNAPKTRELCLKEKIPFVETPGSGYVTDVRWLLREFGPFISAPADVPFVKFSDFYAFLKTFDGRTSLTGVLPLRLVPRDLNPLIYRGYAIVGLNAVAEEGEEFFELSNPLLALNVNTPDDLELARKIAFLLK; encoded by the coding sequence ATGAGAGTTCCGATAATAATCCTTGCCGGTGGAAAATCGATGCGTATGGGGCGAGAGAAGCCTGTTCTTAGGGTGGGGGATAGACCAATGCTCCTCCGGGTCTACGAGGCGGCCGAGAAAGTTGGGGAGGTGCTGGTGGCCGTCTCAAAGAACGCTCCAAAAACGCGGGAGCTGTGCCTTAAAGAAAAAATTCCCTTCGTCGAGACGCCTGGCAGTGGATATGTGACTGATGTTCGCTGGCTCCTACGGGAATTTGGGCCGTTCATAAGCGCTCCTGCCGATGTCCCCTTCGTCAAGTTCTCCGACTTCTACGCCTTCTTAAAGACCTTCGACGGAAGGACGAGCCTTACAGGTGTCCTACCTCTCCGCCTTGTCCCCCGGGACCTGAATCCCCTCATCTATCGGGGCTACGCGATCGTTGGCCTAAACGCGGTGGCGGAAGAAGGGGAAGAGTTCTTCGAGCTGAGCAACCCGCTATTGGCGCTGAACGTTAACACTCCCGATGACTTAGAACTTGCGAGGAAGATTGCCTTTCTTTTGAAGTGA